The following coding sequences are from one Epinephelus moara isolate mb chromosome 7, YSFRI_EMoa_1.0, whole genome shotgun sequence window:
- the LOC126393566 gene encoding GTPase IMAP family member 8-like, which produces MEDKVLVGCRAQARKGHKRDLQELRVVLLGHDWLEKSLTGNTLLSRQLFDTSRDVKMCVRRQGVLDSGRTVIVVNSPERCIHYSVRDPGLVSDNMATCMAMCPPGPHAFLMIIPISPHRGREWTVEGPLEVLNDTVWRNTIAIFTRCERLRGSSVEDYAARHSFLKAVLEKCGHRYHLLDTSIWGDDDDTQVAELLEKIDAVVAGNIKAGGAGYVTTNEEVSRITGRERKEVEERATLRRMNVQMARSTLRSLIGESPPISMLRILIVGLKQVGKSSAGNTILGEEVFPAGYPTSQCTKRQGDVHNKGVTVVEAPGWHGRYCSDDTPQEVQQQITHSASLCSLVPHAVLVVVRSDETFTETDRLKMEEHLILVGVWAWTRAIVLFTWGDKLGVTPIEKHIERWPALQWLVDKCGNRYHVFDNSDKVGDLQVRELLAKIEETVVGSDTGHLLRGFMTLQESNRHLDLISKKKARQLKRARKDNDLLRQTVEQKERVVQDMIKTAKGKDEQTEALKAAAERKNKDYEEEIGRRLAEAERENNQLKQVIMGKDRIITSLRERCAVKDDVIKATKQSSELEKEELEERVKEWEQEMAAFKKKCEEKDKELDQMMINHKREAKDFKETIEQLKREKEDIKKVLDATIEGMQRHYQKKDTKNEMNTVHSNKGHRKTMMDLMLLEDLGQRKWAFTVPLSHHGDAVRPSEYNVISSTEPE; this is translated from the exons ATGGAAGACAAGGTTTTAGTGGGCTGCAGAGCACAGGCACGGAAAG GGCATAAGCGCGATCTTCAGGAGCTGAGGGTCGTCCTTCTGGGGCACGACTGGCTGGAGAAGAGCTTGACAGGAAACACCCTCCTCAGCCGACAGCTGTTTGATACCAGCAGAGACGTGAAGATGTGCGTCAGGAGACAGGGTGTTCTTGACAGCGGCCGTACAGTTATTGTTGTCAACAGCCCTGAAAGGTGCATCCACTACTCTGTCCGAGACCCCGGCCTGGTGAGCGACAACATGGCAACCTGCATGGCCATGTGCCCGCCAGGACCTCACGCCTTCCTCATGATCATACCCATCAGCCCTCACCGAGGCAGAGAGTGGACAGTTGAGGGACCTCTTGAGGTGCTGAATGACACAGTGTGGAGAAACACGATAGCAATATTCACCAGATGTGAGAGGCTGAGAGGATCATCTGTAGAGGACTACGCTGCAAGACACAGCTTTCTCAAAGCAGTTTTGGAGAAATGTGGACATAGATACCACCTTTTAGACACAAGCATTTGGGGAGACGATGATGATACTCAGGTTGCAGAACTTTTAGAGAAGATTGATGCAGTGGTTGCAGGAAACATAAAAGCAGGAGGAGCTGGTTATGTGACTACAAATGAGGAAGTCTCTAGAATAACTGGGAGGGAAAGGAAAGAGGTAGAGGAGAGGGCGACTCTGAGGCGAATGAATGTGCAGATGGCCAGGAGCACACTCAGATCTCTCATAG GAGAGTCTCCTCCGATCTCAATGCTTCGAATTCTTATCGTGGGACTGAAGCAGGTTGGGAAGAGCTCAGCTGGAAATACCATTCTTGGGGAGGAAGTATTTCCTGCTGGATATCCAACATCACAGTGCACTAAGAGACAGGGTGATGTTCATAACAAGGGAGTCACTGTGGTTGAGGCTCCTGGCTGGCATGGCAGATACTGCTCAGATGACACTCCACAGGAGGTACAACAACAGATTACCCACAGTGCATCTCTGTGCTCCCTTGTTCCCCATGCTGTCCTGGTGGTCGTACGCAGCGATGAGACTTTTACTGAAACAGATCGCTTGAAAATGGAGGAACACTTAATCCTTGTTGGAGTGTGGGCGTGGACTCGAGCCATCGTGTTGTTTACTTGGGGAGACAAGCTGGGAGTCACCCCTATTGAGAAGCACATTGAGAGATGGCCTGCCCTTCAGTGGTTGGTGGACAAATGTGGGAATAGATATCATGTTTTTGATAACTCAGACAAGGTTGGAGACCTTCAGGTTAGGGAACTGCTGGCAAAGATTGAGGAAACAGTGGTGGGAAGTGATACTGGACACTTGTTGCGTGGTTTTATGACACTCCAAGAAAGCAACAGGCATCTGGATCTGATCTCCAAAAAGAAAGCAAGACAGCTAAAGAGGGCAAGGAAGGACAATGATCTGCTGAGGCAAACAGTCGAGCAGAAGGAGAGGGTAGTACAGGACATGATTAAAACAGCTAAAGGGAAAGATGAGCAGACTGAAGCTCtgaaggcagcagcagagaggaaaaataaagacTATGAAGAAGAGATTGGCAGAAGATTAGCGGAGGCTGAGAGGGAGAACAACCAGCTCAAACAAGTCATTATGGGCAAAGACAGAATAATAACAAGCTTGCGTGAAAGATGTGCTGTGAAAGATGATGTGATTAAAGCTACAAAGCAAAGCAGCGAGCTGGAAAAggaagagctggaggagagagtgaaggaATGGGAGCAAGAGATGGCAGCCTTCAAGAAAAAGTGTGAGGAGAAAGATAAAGAGCTGGATCAAATGATGATCAATCACAAAAGAGAAGCAAAAGATTTTAAAGAAACAATAGAACAgctgaagagagaaaaagaggataTAAAGAAGGTGCTGGATGCCACAATTGAAGGGATGCAGAGGCACTATCAGAAAAAAGACACCAAAAATGAGATGAACACTGTGCACTCTAACAAAGGTCACAGGAAAACAATGATGGACCTCATGTTATTGGAGGATCTTGGCCAACGAAAATGGGCCTTCACGGTGCCATTGAGCCACCATGGAGACGCTGTCAGACCCAGTGAGTATAATGTTATTAGCAGCACAGAACCTGAGTGA
- the agpat3 gene encoding 1-acyl-sn-glycerol-3-phosphate acyltransferase gamma, which produces MALLAYLKSLFILQLLMGFVFVVSGLIINFIQLCTCILWPINKQLYRRINCRLSYSLWSQLVMLLEWWSGTECTLYTDQATVDKFGTEHVITILNHNYEIDFLCGWTMCERFGVLGSSKVLAKHELLKVPLIGWTWYFLEIVFCKRKWEEDRKTVFKGLSRLKDYPEYMWFLLYCEGTRFTETKHQISMQVAESKGLPKLKYHLLPRTKGFTTTLQCLKGTVTAVYDVTLNFKDNQTPTLLGIVNGKKYRADMSVRRFPVEDIPDDEKECAIWLHKLYQEKDALQELYKKEGKFPGPTIVPRRRPWTLLNFLFWATLLLSPLINFACGVAVSGSPLLIIGFIIFLIIASIAIRRLIGVTEVKKTGSSYGNQEAKKQN; this is translated from the exons ATGGCTCTGCTGGCCTACCTGAAGAGCCTGTTCATCCTGCAGCTGCTGATGGgctttgtgtttgtggtgagCGGCCTCATCATAAACTTCATTCAGCTCTGCACCTGCATCCTCTGGCCGATCAACAAGCAGCTCTATCGCAGAATCAACTGCCGGCTCTCTTACTCCCTCTGGAGTC AGCTGGTAATGCTGCTGGAGTGGTGGTCGGGCACAGAATGCACCCTATACACCGACCAAGCTACGGTGGACAAGTTTGGTACAGAGCATGTCATCACCATCCTCAACCACAACTATGAGATCGACTTCCTGTGTGGCTGGACCATGTGTGAAAGATTCGGCGTCCTAGGG AGTTCAAAAGTGCTAGCCAAACACGAGCTACTGAAGGTCCCTCTGATCGGGTGGACCTGGTACTTCCTAGAAATAGTCTTCTGTAAAAGAAAGTGGGAAGAGGATCGAAAGACTGTCTTCAAAGGACTGAGCAGGCTCAAAGACTATCCTGAATATATGTGG TTTCTGCTGTACTGCGAGGGCACCCGCTTTACAGAGACGAAGCACCAAATCAGTATGCAGGTTGCAGAGAGTAAAGGCCTGCCCAAGCTCAAATACCACCTACTACCCCGAACCAAAGGATTCACCACCACACTGCAGTGTCTTAAGGGCACAG tAACTGCTGTGTACGATGTGACTCTCAACTTCAAGGACAACCAAACTCCCACTCTCCTGGGCATTGTCAATGGCAAGAAATACAGAGCTGACATGAGCGTAAG GCGTTTCCCTGTGGAGGATATACCAGATGACGAGAAGGAGTGTGCCATCTGGCTGCACAAGCTCTACCAGGAGAAG GATGCATTACAGGAACTCTATAAGAAGGAAGGCAAGTTCCCCGGACCCACAATAGTCCCTCGCCGCAGGCCATGGACGCTGCTGAACTTCCTGTTTTGGGCCACCCTGCTGCTTTCGCCCCTAATCAACTTTGCTTGTGGAGTGGCTGTCAGTGGCTCCCCCCTCCTCATCATTGGCTTTATCATCTTCCTCATCATAG CCTCCATAGCTATCCGCCGCCTCATAGGGGTCACCGAGGTGAAGAAAACAGGCTCCAGTTACGGCAACCAGGAGGCCAAGAAACAAAACTAA